From the genome of Caldisericum sp., one region includes:
- a CDS encoding prepilin-type N-terminal cleavage/methylation domain-containing protein, with amino-acid sequence MKRRGFTLVELAIVIAILGILAMYAIPKYQGMVEEARTAQAKAQLGTVRSALAIYYAKNSGKFPAQLDGSIFAEGNVPYVEATDANGNVVKSNSVVNVNHVPVASSDITDKGGWVYGVSSDLTQSDVRINAKGTGVDGTPWY; translated from the coding sequence ATGAAGAGAAGAGGTTTCACATTAGTAGAGTTAGCAATCGTTATTGCAATCCTTGGTATCCTTGCTATGTATGCAATTCCAAAGTATCAAGGAATGGTCGAGGAAGCAAGAACTGCCCAGGCAAAAGCACAACTTGGCACAGTTAGGTCCGCACTTGCAATTTACTATGCAAAGAACAGTGGAAAGTTCCCAGCACAACTTGATGGGTCGATTTTTGCAGAAGGTAATGTCCCTTATGTGGAAGCAACTGATGCAAATGGCAATGTTGTAAAGAGCAACAGTGTTGTGAACGTTAATCATGTACCAGTTGCTTCAAGCGATATTACTGATAAAGGTGGCTGGGTTTACGGCGTTTCAAGCGACTTAACTCAATCGGATGTAAGAATTAACGCAAAAGGCACTGGTGTAGACGGAACTCCTTGGTATCA
- a CDS encoding ferrous iron transport protein A, translating to MKRLTLADVEANKKVKVVDFVLPPHHTHIPQYIIRLQEMGVLRGDIIEVVRNSRVGPIEIKVKGTNLAIGRGIASKVIVEEIG from the coding sequence TTGAAAAGGCTTACTCTTGCAGATGTTGAAGCAAATAAAAAGGTAAAAGTTGTCGATTTTGTTTTGCCTCCCCACCATACGCACATACCTCAGTATATTATCCGCCTTCAGGAGATGGGTGTTCTAAGAGGTGATATTATTGAGGTTGTAAGAAATTCTCGTGTTGGACCTATAGAAATAAAAGTTAAAGGGACAAACCTTGCAATAGGTAGAGGTATAGCCTCAAAAGTTATCGTTGAGGAGATAGGATAG
- the feoB gene encoding ferrous iron transport protein B has translation MLNSKTSSGNTSITIALAGNANVGKSVIFNQLTGGNQIIGNWPGKTVEIQEGYIEKNGTKIRVVDLPGIYSLSTYSEEEIVTREFIINEKPDVVIVVVDASALYRNLFFLLQILEIGARTVVALNQYDMLERDGFEIDVDKLEEYLGVPVIKTIATKNIGLKELFERALNEVKKPYTPKFPKYGKEVEERIKMLENALKNYNLPAPTRFIAIKLLEHDTEFEKLIKDKSILELRDKLASELEEIHGEPIKTIIIQERYALASRITSDVLKKKKKKVIDFSSRIDDILLNPVTGFLFLMLILLFMFFVVFKFGSFLSDYIGSLFDLLKKPFMNLSLPEKLKLFLWDGIIDGIVAAFGIVLPYIAPFYLLLSLLEDSGYLARIAFLTDAFMHKLGIHGKAFIPLIESFGCNVPAIMGTRVLERRRDRIIVSILATLVPCSARSVVVFGLVAAFLGPIYAVLIYALDFVFIFVVGLLLNRYIKGTPTGLIMEMPRYRKPVLYVILKQTWIRLKEFFTFATPIIVISNAIMEILILLNLLPYLEMLVKPFAYILGLPPLATLTLVFGALRKELTLIMLATFYKTTNFASILTPKQIFVYGFVTMIYIPCVATIAMLKREFGAKTATLITLFEFVLSMLLGGLLNIALRLI, from the coding sequence GTGCTTAACTCTAAGACTTCAAGTGGTAATACGTCAATTACAATTGCGCTTGCAGGCAATGCAAATGTTGGGAAATCTGTTATCTTTAATCAACTTACAGGTGGAAACCAGATTATTGGAAACTGGCCAGGTAAAACCGTTGAAATCCAGGAAGGTTACATAGAAAAGAACGGAACAAAAATAAGGGTAGTTGACCTTCCAGGGATATATTCGCTTTCGACATATTCTGAAGAGGAAATTGTTACGCGTGAGTTCATTATAAATGAAAAGCCAGATGTTGTAATTGTTGTTGTAGATGCATCAGCCCTTTACAGAAATTTATTCTTCCTTTTGCAGATTCTTGAAATTGGTGCAAGGACAGTTGTTGCACTTAATCAGTATGATATGCTCGAAAGAGACGGCTTTGAAATCGATGTTGATAAACTTGAAGAGTATCTTGGTGTGCCTGTTATTAAAACAATTGCAACAAAAAACATAGGGCTTAAAGAACTTTTTGAGAGGGCTCTAAATGAGGTAAAAAAGCCCTACACTCCAAAGTTTCCAAAGTATGGAAAGGAAGTTGAAGAACGTATTAAGATGCTTGAAAATGCTTTAAAGAATTATAATTTGCCTGCACCAACAAGATTTATTGCAATAAAACTTTTAGAGCATGATACGGAGTTTGAGAAACTTATAAAAGATAAGAGCATCCTTGAATTACGAGACAAACTTGCTTCAGAACTTGAGGAAATTCACGGCGAGCCAATCAAAACTATCATTATTCAAGAGCGTTACGCCCTTGCTTCACGCATTACTTCTGATGTCCTTAAGAAAAAGAAGAAAAAGGTCATTGATTTTTCAAGCAGGATTGACGACATTTTGTTAAATCCTGTTACAGGGTTTTTATTCCTGATGCTAATTCTTCTTTTTATGTTTTTTGTTGTATTTAAATTTGGAAGTTTCCTTTCTGACTATATAGGAAGTTTGTTTGACCTTCTTAAAAAACCTTTTATGAATCTCAGTCTACCCGAAAAGCTCAAATTATTTTTGTGGGATGGCATAATTGATGGCATTGTTGCAGCCTTTGGTATCGTCCTTCCATATATTGCGCCATTTTATTTGTTGCTATCACTTCTTGAGGATAGCGGTTACCTTGCTCGAATTGCCTTTTTAACTGATGCCTTTATGCACAAACTTGGTATCCATGGAAAGGCTTTTATCCCTCTTATTGAAAGTTTTGGATGTAATGTTCCTGCTATTATGGGCACAAGAGTTTTGGAGAGAAGAAGAGATAGAATTATAGTATCGATTCTTGCAACACTTGTCCCCTGCTCTGCTCGTTCGGTTGTTGTGTTTGGACTTGTTGCTGCATTTTTAGGTCCTATCTACGCTGTGCTTATTTATGCGCTTGATTTTGTTTTTATTTTTGTTGTGGGACTTCTTCTTAATAGGTATATAAAAGGCACTCCTACAGGTCTTATAATGGAAATGCCCCGGTATAGGAAACCTGTTCTCTATGTAATACTCAAACAAACCTGGATAAGGCTTAAAGAATTTTTTACCTTCGCAACACCCATAATCGTTATCTCAAATGCCATAATGGAAATTTTAATTCTTTTGAATTTGCTTCCCTATCTTGAGATGCTTGTAAAACCCTTTGCTTACATTTTAGGGCTTCCTCCTCTTGCAACACTTACACTTGTTTTTGGTGCACTTAGAAAAGAGTTAACCTTGATAATGCTTGCAACATTCTATAAGACGACAAATTTTGCTTCAATTTTAACTCCTAAACAAATTTTTGTTTATGGATTTGTTACTATGATTTATATCCCTTGCGTTGCAACAATCGCTATGCTAAAAAGGGAGTTCGGAGCAAAAACTGCAACTCTTATAACGCTTTTCGAATTCGTCCTTTCAATGCTTTTGGGCGGTCTTCTTAACATCGCTTTGAGGCTTATATAA
- a CDS encoding metal-dependent transcriptional regulator codes for MQYSKSIEDYLEAIYVIGEEKGNVRIKDIAELLNVKLPSVTEIVKKMQEEGLLEHTPYGEIHLTEKGKSIGEKVWQKHKILYIFLKDYLGISDDIAFKEACLIEHSVSSDTIEKLKQFLENIKK; via the coding sequence ATGCAATATTCGAAAAGCATAGAGGATTATCTTGAGGCAATATATGTTATCGGGGAAGAAAAGGGCAATGTCCGTATAAAGGATATTGCGGAACTGTTGAATGTTAAACTTCCCTCAGTTACAGAAATAGTAAAAAAGATGCAGGAAGAAGGTTTGCTTGAACATACTCCCTACGGAGAAATACATCTTACAGAAAAAGGTAAAAGCATTGGAGAGAAAGTCTGGCAGAAACATAAAATACTTTATATATTCCTGAAGGATTATTTGGGTATTAGCGATGATATTGCTTTTAAAGAGGCTTGCCTTATCGAGCATTCTGTATCTTCCGACACAATTGAAAAACTAAAACAATTTCTCGAGAATATTAAAAAGTAA
- the gdhA gene encoding NADP-specific glutamate dehydrogenase, with product MSQIDDVIAKVKTLDKDQPEFIQAVTEVLTTLKPTEEKHPEFVKAKIYERIVEPDRVIIFRVPWEDDNGEIHVNRGFRVQFNNAIGPYKGGLRFHPSVNLGIIKFLGFEQIFKNALTTLPMGGGKGGSDFDPKGKSDREVMRFTYAFMRELYRHIGPDTDVPAGDIGVGAREIGFMYGYYKKIVNEHTGVLTGKGLEYGGSLIRPEATGYGLVYFTSEMLATRNMDFTNKVVAVSGSGNVAQYAVEKVIQLGGKVITMSDSNGTVVDEEGIDAKKLAFVMDLKNVKRGRIKEYVNQYPNAKYFEGKSVWDVIRDEGLKVDVALPCATQNEIDATHANALVKNGVIAVAEGANMPSNLDAINIFRENKVLYGPAKAANAGGVAVSGLEMTQNSIRLQWSREEVDNKLREIMKNIHKTSLEAAATYGYPGDYLVGANIAGFIKVAKAMLAYGVV from the coding sequence ATGTCTCAAATTGATGATGTAATTGCTAAGGTAAAAACCTTAGACAAGGATCAACCTGAATTTATTCAGGCTGTAACTGAAGTTTTAACAACACTTAAACCAACAGAAGAGAAGCACCCAGAATTCGTAAAAGCAAAAATCTACGAAAGGATTGTAGAACCCGACAGAGTGATCATCTTTAGAGTTCCCTGGGAAGACGACAATGGAGAGATCCATGTAAACAGAGGTTTTAGAGTCCAATTCAACAACGCAATCGGACCCTACAAGGGTGGCTTGAGGTTCCATCCCTCTGTAAACCTTGGAATCATTAAATTCCTCGGCTTTGAACAGATTTTCAAGAACGCACTAACAACCCTTCCAATGGGTGGTGGAAAAGGTGGTTCTGACTTCGATCCAAAAGGAAAGAGCGATAGGGAAGTAATGAGATTCACCTACGCATTTATGAGAGAACTCTACAGGCACATTGGTCCTGATACAGATGTCCCAGCAGGAGACATCGGCGTTGGCGCCCGTGAAATTGGCTTTATGTACGGCTATTACAAGAAAATTGTTAATGAGCACACAGGAGTTCTTACAGGAAAAGGGCTTGAATATGGCGGATCGCTTATAAGGCCAGAAGCAACCGGTTATGGGCTTGTTTACTTTACATCTGAAATGCTTGCAACTCGTAATATGGATTTCACAAACAAAGTGGTTGCAGTAAGCGGCTCTGGTAATGTTGCACAATATGCAGTTGAAAAAGTTATCCAGCTTGGCGGAAAAGTAATCACAATGTCAGACTCAAACGGAACAGTTGTTGATGAGGAAGGTATTGATGCAAAGAAACTTGCATTCGTAATGGATCTAAAGAATGTAAAGCGTGGAAGAATTAAAGAATATGTAAATCAGTATCCAAATGCAAAATACTTTGAAGGAAAATCAGTTTGGGATGTTATAAGAGACGAAGGACTCAAAGTTGATGTTGCACTTCCATGCGCAACACAGAATGAAATCGACGCAACACATGCAAATGCACTCGTAAAGAACGGCGTTATTGCAGTTGCAGAAGGTGCAAATATGCCTTCTAACCTTGATGCAATTAACATATTCAGGGAAAATAAAGTTCTCTATGGTCCTGCAAAGGCAGCAAACGCAGGTGGCGTTGCAGTTTCTGGTCTTGAAATGACACAGAACAGCATAAGGCTTCAGTGGTCAAGAGAAGAAGTGGATAACAAGTTAAGAGAGATTATGAAAAACATCCACAAGACTTCCCTTGAAGCAGCAGCAACCTACGGATACCCAGGAGACTACCTCGTCGGAGCAAACATTGCAGGATTCATTAAAGTCGCAAAAGCAATGCTTGCATACGGTGTTGTGTAA